The Sulfurospirillum diekertiae genomic sequence ACTTTTTGGGCAAAGATCTTAAAGATGATCCAATCTATCAAGACAGACTTGCAAAAGGCTTAGTCAAAACCAGAGGCGCTACCAAACTTGAACTTAAACCCGGTGCGAAACTCTCTGTAGCTATCTTTTTAGTCTCTATTTTAGCCGTTGTTACCTATGCAACCTTAATTAGTGACAAAATAGGCGTAATCAAAAACCCTGTTTTACCACGTAATGAAGCCATTATGCTTTTCATGTTTGCAGCAGCAACGTTTATCTCTTTCTTTACCAAAATTGATGCAGCCCAAGTGCTTAACTCTGCAACGTTTAAATCAGGTATGAGTGCTTGTATTTGTGTTCTGGGTGTTGCATGGCTTGGTGATACCTTTGTTGTGAATCACATCAAAGAGATTAAAGCAATTGCAGGTGATTTACTTAACGTCTATCCTTGGCTACTCGCAGTGGTTCTGTTCTTTGCAAGTACCCTTCTTTATTCTCAAGCATCTACGGCAAAAGCATTGATTCCAAGTGCGATCTTACTCGGTGTTTCACCTTTAACGATTGTTGCATCTTTTGCCGCCGTTAGCGCGCTTTTCGTCCTTCCTACTTACCCAACACTGATTGCAGCGGTTGAGATGGATGATACAGGATCAACCCGTATTGGTAAATATGTCTTTAACCACCCATTCGTTATTCCTGGCGTTATTGCTATTGCTCTTTCTGTTATTTTTGCCTTTGTTATCGGCGGTATGATCTTATAATTTTTTGCCTTCTTATCGGCTCTTAAAGAGCCGATTATGTTTACATGTAAAACAACTTTTATAAGGAGTATGGTATGAATTTTTTGAGTAAATCTATCGTAGCGTTGGCACTGGTTGGCGCAACAACATGTTTAATGGCAAAACCCACTATTGCCATTTTAGCAACGGGAGGTACCATTGCGGGTGCTGGTACCTCTGAGATTAAAAGCAGCTATTCAGCAGGTGCCGTTACGGTTGATAAACTGCTTGCAGCAGTACCAGCTATTAACGATATAGCAACGGTTAAAGGCGAGCAAATCTCAAGCATTGGTTCTCAAGAGATGAACAACAAAGTTTGGTTAAAACTCGCAAAAAGAGTGAATGAACTTCTTGCACAATCTGACATTGATGGTGTTGTTATCACTCATGGTACCGATACAATGGAAGAGACTGCTTACTTCCTAGACCTAACGGTTAAAAGTAAAAAACCGGTTGTTTTAGTCGGTGCAATGCGCTCAGGTACTTCTATGAGTGCAGATGGTCCTATGAACCTTTTGAATGCTGTGAATGTTGCTACCAATAAAGATACTACTGGCAAAGGTGTTGTGGTTGTTATGAATGATGAAATCCACAGTGCAAGAGAAGTAACCAAAGTCAATACTAGTTCTGTGAATGCATTTGCCTCTCCAAATGCAGGTAAAATTGGTACCGTTTACTATGGCGATGTGAAATATTTGATGCAACCAACTCGTAAACACACTGTAAACTCTGAGTTTGACATTAGTAAACTTGAAGATCTACCACGTGTTGACATTCTTTTTGCGCACCCAGAAGATACAGATACTTTAGTTAAAGCTGCTGTTGCTGCTGGTGCTAAAGGTATTATCCATGCAGGTATGGGTAATGGAAATCCATTCCCAACAACGGAAGTTGCCCTTGCTGAAGCCGTTAAAAAAGGTATTGTTGTAGCTAGAAGCTCACGTGTACCAACAGGTAGTACCACCCTTGAAGGCGAAGTGGATGATGCAAAACTAGGTTTTATCGCAGTTGATAGCCTCAACGCGCAAAAAGCACGTGTTCTTTTGATGTTAGGTTTAACTAAAACCAATGATAAAAAAGCACTTCAAAAAAATGTTCTTAGAGTACTAAGAAGTTACTCCATCTCTCTTGGCGGAGGGGTGGAGAACTTTACATGTATGTTATAATATCTATAAAAAAGAGAACATAGACCGATGAAAAAATTCATACTATTTTTTTCTGTTCTTCTTTTCCTTAGCCAATCTTCTCTCTTTGCACACGATAAAAAAAATTCTTGTTATCAATTCCTATCATAAAGGTTTTCAGTGGAGCGATGATGTCCTCTCTGGCATGGAAGAGGTCTTTTACAACCATCCTGAGATTACTATCAATATTTTATACATGGACTCTAAGCGTGTGAGCTCCGAAGAATACTACGCAAAACTAAGAGAGCTTTATAAACTCCAACTCAAAAACCAAAAATATGACCTCATCGTTGCTGTTGATAAATTTGCCTATGATTTTTTGATTAAATACTACCATGAACTTTTTACAAATGAACCCATCGTCTTTACAGGGCTTGAACAATTTGTTGTCGAAGATGTCCAAAAACAAGGACTTGATGATCGCATCTACGGTATTTTAGAAAAACGCTCCATTCCTGAGAGCATTCCCATGATCGCACACATGATGCCCAATCTTAAAAAACTTTACATTATTAACGATGCGAGTGCCAATGGCGATGACTCTGAGCCGTTTATTCAACAGGCAATGAGTGAGCACCATAATCAATTTGAGATCGAGTATATCCGTCAATCAACACTTGAAGAACTCGAAGAACGCTTTTCCAAGCCCAACAAAGATGAAGCAGTCTTTTTTGTTCGCTTTTATAATGATAAATATGGCAATCTGTATAAAAACAGCCAAATCGCATCCATGATAAACAAAAGCGCTTTACCTGTTTTTATTACCGATACTCTTTTTATCGGCAAAGGAGCATTGGGCGGTAAACTTGTTCCTGTTAAAAATGTTGGTATTGCTACAGGTGAAATGTCCATTGATGTTTTAGATAAAAAAATTCCTCCTTTACATGTAATGACGATGGTAGATTATATTTATCAATTTGATGTCCAAAAAATCAAACAGTTTGAAGTCTATCCCAATGCAGCAGTCAAAGATTTTGAACTGGTCAATGCACCACTGACCTTTTTTGATAAACACCGTAAATTTATTGATGCTGTTTTTTTAATCTCTCCTTTTCTGCTCTTTCTCATTTTAGGTCTTATCCACAATATTTACATGCGCGTACGCAGTGAAAAAGAGCTCAAAGCCATTGAACTCCAAAAAAACAAACATCAGCAATTCATCATTCAACAATCTAAATTAGCCGAAATTGGAGAAGTTTTTTCTTCCATTGCCCACCAATGGAAAAATCCACTGGTAGAGATTGCCACCATTACGCAAGAGCATTTTTATAACTATGAAGATGTAGGAGACGAGCAGAATAATCAATATGTACATGACATTATGGTGCAAGTACGCTATATGACTGACACTATTAATGACTTTCAAAAATTTATTATGCCCTCATCCACAAAAACAGTCTTTGATGTGAGTGAAGCTATTGATACCATGCTCAAAATTATCAATCACAATATCAAATATAACTATATTGATGTTAGCATCGACATAAGCCATGCGACGAATCTCATGGTCAGTGGTTATAAGAATGAGTTTATGCAAACCTTGCTCAATGTTGTGAACAATGCCAAAGATCAGATCAAAGAAAGCAGAGATGCCAAACATATTCAACGAGGTGCTATTCGAATTATCATTTACAACCATGCAAAAAATGTTATTATTGAAATCCACGACAATGCTGGGGGTATTCCCATTGAATGTATTGCGAATGTTTTTGATGCCTACTTTACCACCAAAGATCATGGACATGGCATCGGACTTTATATGTCAAAGCTCATTATCGAAGATAAAATGGGCGGAAAGATACAAGCGAGTAACATAGATGATGGTGCTTGCTTTACAATTACCTTAGGAAATGCAACATGAAAATACTGGTTCTTGAAGATAACGAACGCCTTGCCAATGTCATCAAAAGTGTCCTTATTAAAGAAGGCTATCATGTCGATCTTTTTCTGGATGGCGAAAAAGCGCTGGATGCACTCAACAATGGCTACCATTGCTTTATTTTAGATATTAATGTCCCTTCCATCGATGGACTCTCTATCTTAGAGACGGTGCGCATCTACCATAAAGAGATTCCTGCCATCATCATGAGTTCGAACCACGATCTGGAGAAAATACAAGCTTCGTATGAAATAGGCTGTGATGATTATCTCAAAAAACCTTTCTTTATCTACGAATTGGTACAGAAGGTGAAAAAACTCTGTCACAAACCCTCTTCTACCCTTCAGCTATGGATTGGGTATACCTACGACTATGTCAATCATCGCTTGTTTGACCCAAACAATGAAGAGATAAAATTGGCTAAAAAAGAGGGGAAATTTTTAGACCTTTTTATCAAAGATAGGCACCGTGTCATTACGTTTAATGAACTGGAAGAGTATGTTTGGGAAGGAGAAGAGACGAGTATCCTTAACATGCGAGCCCTCATCAAACGTTTACGTAGAAAATTACCGGATGGAGCAATAGAGATGATTAAAGAGGTGGGGTATCGCTTGGGTGAACTATGATGGATCGCGGTAATAAAGTTTCGTTTTGTCTTTCTGGTATGAGCTATACAATTTTTGAAACTCTTTAAACACTTTAGCCGAATAAGGATTATCATCAATCTTTCCATTGTACGCGTTAATGGCATCTTTGTTGTTTTTGTGTCTCGCAAAACAGGTTGCTAAAATGTACGCACCCACTTGAATGTTAATTTTTGGGTCAAAAAGATCGTAGAGTGAAATATTGGCTTTGTCTAAAAGTGGCTTATGAATCGAATTGATCTGCATGATGCCCATGTCAAAGCGTGGATAGTTATGGGTGTAGAGAAAATGCACCACATGACTGGCTTCATACTTATTTTTGCTCTTAATCGCGATGACTTGAGAATACTGTTTACTTTCAATCCCTTTTTGTCTTAAAAAGGTACTGA encodes the following:
- a CDS encoding anaerobic C4-dicarboxylate transporter — encoded protein: MLWLEVIVVLAAIFFGARLGSIGIGYAGGLGVLVLTLGLGLKLGSIPIDVILIIMSVIAAIGAMQVAGGLDYMVSIAEKILRKNPKQITILAPIVTYVMTFFAGTGHTAFSTLPVIAEVAKEQGIRPSRPLSIAVVASQVAITASPISAAVVFLSGVMEKQGIGYLELLAILIPSSFLACMCAAFVANFLGKDLKDDPIYQDRLAKGLVKTRGATKLELKPGAKLSVAIFLVSILAVVTYATLISDKIGVIKNPVLPRNEAIMLFMFAAATFISFFTKIDAAQVLNSATFKSGMSACICVLGVAWLGDTFVVNHIKEIKAIAGDLLNVYPWLLAVVLFFASTLLYSQASTAKALIPSAILLGVSPLTIVASFAAVSALFVLPTYPTLIAAVEMDDTGSTRIGKYVFNHPFVIPGVIAIALSVIFAFVIGGMIL
- a CDS encoding type II asparaginase, with the translated sequence MNFLSKSIVALALVGATTCLMAKPTIAILATGGTIAGAGTSEIKSSYSAGAVTVDKLLAAVPAINDIATVKGEQISSIGSQEMNNKVWLKLAKRVNELLAQSDIDGVVITHGTDTMEETAYFLDLTVKSKKPVVLVGAMRSGTSMSADGPMNLLNAVNVATNKDTTGKGVVVVMNDEIHSAREVTKVNTSSVNAFASPNAGKIGTVYYGDVKYLMQPTRKHTVNSEFDISKLEDLPRVDILFAHPEDTDTLVKAAVAAGAKGIIHAGMGNGNPFPTTEVALAEAVKKGIVVARSSRVPTGSTTLEGEVDDAKLGFIAVDSLNAQKARVLLMLGLTKTNDKKALQKNVLRVLRSYSISLGGGVENFTCML
- a CDS encoding response regulator transcription factor; its protein translation is MKILVLEDNERLANVIKSVLIKEGYHVDLFLDGEKALDALNNGYHCFILDINVPSIDGLSILETVRIYHKEIPAIIMSSNHDLEKIQASYEIGCDDYLKKPFFIYELVQKVKKLCHKPSSTLQLWIGYTYDYVNHRLFDPNNEEIKLAKKEGKFLDLFIKDRHRVITFNELEEYVWEGEETSILNMRALIKRLRRKLPDGAIEMIKEVGYRLGEL
- a CDS encoding sensor histidine kinase, yielding MHTIKKILVINSYHKGFQWSDDVLSGMEEVFYNHPEITINILYMDSKRVSSEEYYAKLRELYKLQLKNQKYDLIVAVDKFAYDFLIKYYHELFTNEPIVFTGLEQFVVEDVQKQGLDDRIYGILEKRSIPESIPMIAHMMPNLKKLYIINDASANGDDSEPFIQQAMSEHHNQFEIEYIRQSTLEELEERFSKPNKDEAVFFVRFYNDKYGNLYKNSQIASMINKSALPVFITDTLFIGKGALGGKLVPVKNVGIATGEMSIDVLDKKIPPLHVMTMVDYIYQFDVQKIKQFEVYPNAAVKDFELVNAPLTFFDKHRKFIDAVFLISPFLLFLILGLIHNIYMRVRSEKELKAIELQKNKHQQFIIQQSKLAEIGEVFSSIAHQWKNPLVEIATITQEHFYNYEDVGDEQNNQYVHDIMVQVRYMTDTINDFQKFIMPSSTKTVFDVSEAIDTMLKIINHNIKYNYIDVSIDISHATNLMVSGYKNEFMQTLLNVVNNAKDQIKESRDAKHIQRGAIRIIIYNHAKNVIIEIHDNAGGIPIECIANVFDAYFTTKDHGHGIGLYMSKLIIEDKMGGKIQASNIDDGACFTITLGNAT
- a CDS encoding lytic transglycosylase domain-containing protein, which gives rise to MLRMIVLTLFPLFLWAAQPASGENIWVKVGQIYGIEPRLLYSIAKVESDLDRYVVAFSANKMTPQQAQELSTFLRQKGIESKQYSQVIAIKSKNKYEASHVVHFLYTHNYPRFDMGIMQINSIHKPLLDKANISLYDLFDPKINIQVGAYILATCFARHKNNKDAINAYNGKIDDNPYSAKVFKEFQKLYSSYQKDKTKLYYRDPS